TGAGAGCCTCAAGGAGTTGGAAGATGCCGGACTGGCGGAGGACACCATCGTTTTCTACTATTCCGATCACGCAGGAGTCATGCCGCGGAGCAAGCGCTTTATTTACGCCAGTGGAACCCACGTGCCTCTGGTCATCCGGTTTCCCAAAAAATGGCAGCACCTGTCCCCCAATCAACCGGGAACTATCACCGAGGAGATCGTTGGTTTTGTGGATTTCGCGCCAACCCTCCTCAGTCTGGTGGGAGCCAAGATTCCGAAGTACATGCAGGGACATGCCTTTCTGGGAGAGCAGCGCACCACGGAAGCTGAATTTGCCCATACCTTCCGGGCGCGTGCCGATGAGCGCATCGATTTCAAACGAGGGGTAACCGATGGAAAATTCAACTACATCCGTAACTACCTGGCTTATCTCCCCACCGGTCAGCACGTCAATTACCTCTACGATAATCCCGCCATGCCCGAGTGGGAGGCCCTCTACAAGGCGGGCAAAACCAACAAGGCCCAAAGCGCTTTCTTTTTACCGGCCCCGCTCGAAGAGCTGTTCGACCTGGAGGCCGATCCAGACGAAGTAAACAACCTGGCCAACGATCCAAAATACCGGGATGCGCTCCTGCGGTTTCGCAAGGCTAACCGTGAGCACATGCTCAGAATTCACGACACCGGTTTTGTTCCGGAGTCCTTAATGATAGAATGGACCCGGGGTTCCGGAAAAACGCCGTATGATGTCGGGAGTAACGAAATCCAGTATCCCCTGGCCGACATCCTGGATACCGCCGACGCATTGCTTGACGATGGCAACAAAGCCCTTCCCAAGCTTCTGAAAGACCTGAAGTCCGACAACCCCATTATTCAGTACTGGGCGCTGGTTAACTGCATGGTGCTGGGCAAGGATGCATCAAGGGCAACGACTCAGATCAAGGCATTGACCAGCAGTCCGATCGCTGCGACCCGCATTGCTGCGGCCGAACATCTCGCCCGTCTGGGCAAAGCCGATCCGCGACCGGTGTTGCATGAGGTCATGCTTTATAATTCCAATGTCCTG
The sequence above is a segment of the Verrucomicrobiota bacterium genome. Coding sequences within it:
- a CDS encoding sulfatase-like hydrolase/transferase → MINSVTTRILALLMLISAVCVGADRPNILWITSEDNSLYINCFGDKLAKTPNIDGLASKGVLYKYAYSNAAVCAPARTTLFLGMYPPSIGGEHMRSQVPLPGMIQSYAKYLQEAGYYTSNNSKKDYNIDQDFPGWDESSNKAHWKNRPAGKPFFSIFNIGVTHESNLHPSRNTHPLGADPAKVRVPAYLPDTPTVRNRIATYYSCINQMDTLVGESLKELEDAGLAEDTIVFYYSDHAGVMPRSKRFIYASGTHVPLVIRFPKKWQHLSPNQPGTITEEIVGFVDFAPTLLSLVGAKIPKYMQGHAFLGEQRTTEAEFAHTFRARADERIDFKRGVTDGKFNYIRNYLAYLPTGQHVNYLYDNPAMPEWEALYKAGKTNKAQSAFFLPAPLEELFDLEADPDEVNNLANDPKYRDALLRFRKANREHMLRIHDTGFVPESLMIEWTRGSGKTPYDVGSNEIQYPLADILDTADALLDDGNKALPKLLKDLKSDNPIIQYWALVNCMVLGKDASRATTQIKALTSSPIAATRIAAAEHLARLGKADPRPVLHEVMLYNSNVLARLQAINALDHVQDKYPFDPEVFKKSQAIWPTSNKDLTADWMGRYSAYDVRVMEFLEAQNSR